From the genome of Apodemus sylvaticus chromosome 3, mApoSyl1.1, whole genome shotgun sequence, one region includes:
- the Sfpq gene encoding splicing factor, proline- and glutamine-rich isoform X1, with the protein MSRDRFRSRGGGGGGFHRRGGGGGRGGLHDFRSPPPGMGLNQNRGPMGPGPGGPKPPLPPPPPHQQQQQPPPQQPPPQQPPPHQQPPPHQPPHQQPPPPPQESKPVVPQGPGSAPGVSTAPPPAVSAPPANPPTTGAPPGPGPTPTPPPAVPSTASGPPPTSTPSSGVSTTPPQTGGPPPPPSGGAGPGPKPGPGPGGPKGGKMPGGPKPGGGPGMGAPGGHPKPPHRGGGEPRGGRQHHAPYHQQHHQGPPPGGPGPRTEEKISDSEGFKANLSLLRRPGEKTYTQRCRLFVGNLPADITEDEFKRLFAKYGEPGEVFINKGKGFGFIKLESRALAEIAKAELDDTPMRGRQLRVRFATHAAALSVRNLSPYVSNELLEEAFSQFGPIERAVVIVDDRGRSTGKGIVEFASKPAARKAFERCSEGVFLLTTTPRPVIVEPLEQLDDEDGLPEKLAQKNPMYQKERETPPRFAQHGTFEYEYSQRWKSLDEMEKQQREQVEKNMKDAKDKLESEMEDAYHEHQANLLRQDLMRRQEELRRMEELHSQEMQKRKEMQLRQEEERRRREEEMMIRQREMEEQMRRQREESYSRMGYMDPRERDMRMGGGGTMNMGDPYGSGGQKFPPLGGGGGIGYEANPGVPPATMSGSMMGSDMRTERFGQGGAGPVGGQGPRGMGPGTPAGYGRGREEYEGPNKKPRF; encoded by the exons ATGTCTCGGGATCGGTTCCGAAGTCGTGGTGGTGGCGGTGGAGGATTTCATCGGCGTGGAGGAGGCGGTGGCCGCGGCGGCCTCCACGACTTCCGTTCTCCGCCGCCTGGCATGGGCCTCAACCAGAATCGCGGCCCCATGGGCCCGGGCCCTGGCGGCCCGAAGCCACCGCTCCCGCCTCCACCTccgcaccagcagcagcagcaacctcCGCCGCAGCAGCCCCCGCCGCAGCAACCCCCGCCGCACCAGCAGCCGCCGCCACACCAGCCGCCCCATCAACAGCCCCCGCCTCCGCCGCAGGAATCGAAGCCTGTCGTCCCCCAAGGCCCTGGCTCCGCTCCCGGAGTGAGCACTGCGCCGCCTCCGGCGGTCTCCGCTCCGCCCGCCAATCCCCCGACCACCGGCGCCCCGCCGGGCCCGGGTCCTACCCCGACTCCGCCGCCCGCCGTACCCTCCACTGCCTCCGGACCGCCTCCCACTTCGACGCCGAGCAGCGGAGTCTCAACCACCCCCCCACAGACCGGTGGCCCTCCGCCCCCGCCTTCCGGAGGCGCTGGTCCGGGACCTAAACCAGGGCCAGGTCCTGGCGGTCCCAAAGGCGGTAAGATGCCCGGTGGGCCTAAGCCTGGAGGTGGCCCGGGCATGGGCGCTCCTGGTGGCCATCCGAAGCCACCACACAGAGGTGGCGGGGAACCCCGTGGGGGCCGGCAGCACCACGCGCCCtaccaccagcagcaccaccagGGGCCCCCTCCCGGAGGACCGGGACCTCGCACAGAGGAAAAGATATCCGACTCGGAG GGATTTAAAGCCAACTTGTCTCTCTTGCGGAGGCCTGGAGAAAAAACTTACACACAGCGCTGTCGGTTGTTTGTGGGGAACCTACCTGCTGATATCACAGAGGATGAATTCAAAAGACTGTTTGCTAAATACGGAGAACCCGGAGAAGTTTTTATCAACAAAGGCAAAGGGTTCGGGTTTATTAAGCTT GAATCTAGAGCTTTGGCTGAAATCGCCAAAGCTGAATTGGATGATACCCCCATGAGAGGTAGACAGCTTCGGGTTCGGTTTGCCACACACGCTGCAGCCTTATCTGTTCGGAATCTCTCTCCTTATGTTTCCAATGAACTTTTGGAGGAGGCTTTTAGCCAGTTTGGTCCTATTGAAAGGGCTGTTGTAATTGTGGATGATCGCGGAAGATCTACAGGGAAAGGCATTGTTGAATTTGCTTCCAAGCCAGCAGCAAGAAAAGCATTTGAAAGATGCAGTGAAGGTGTTTTCCTACTGACAAC GACTCCTCGCCCAGTCATTGTGGAACCACTTGAACAGTTAGATGATGAAGATGGTCTTCCTGAAAAACTGGCCCAGAAGAATCCAATGTATCAAAA GGAGAGAGAAACACCACCTCGCTTTGCTCAGCATGGCACATTTGAATATGAATATTCTCAACGATGGAAGTCcttggatgaaatggaaaaacaGCAAAGGGAACAAGTTGAAAAAAACATGAAGGATGCAAAAGACAAATTGGAAAGTGAAATGGAGGATGCGTACCATGAACACCAAGCAAATCTTTTGCGCCAAG ATCTGATGAGACGCCAGGAAGAATTAAGGCGCATGGAGGAGCTTCACAGTCAAGAAATGCAGAAACGCAAGGAAATGCAGTTGAG GCAAGAGGAGGAACGAcgtagaagagaggaagagatgatGATTCGCCAACGTGAGATGGAAGAACAAATGAGACGCCAACGAGAAGAAAGTTACAGCAGGATGGGCTACATGGATCCA agagaaagagacatgaGAATGGGTGGTGGTGGAACAATGAACATGGGAG atcCCTATGGTTCAGGAGGCCAGAAATTTCCACcactaggtggtggtggtggcataggTTATGAAGCTAATCCTGGAGTTCCACCAGCAACCATGAGTGGTTCCATGATGGGAAGCGACATG
- the Sfpq gene encoding splicing factor, proline- and glutamine-rich isoform X2 translates to MSRDRFRSRGGGGGGFHRRGGGGGRGGLHDFRSPPPGMGLNQNRGPMGPGPGGPKPPLPPPPPHQQQQQPPPQQPPPQQPPPHQQPPPHQPPHQQPPPPPQESKPVVPQGPGSAPGVSTAPPPAVSAPPANPPTTGAPPGPGPTPTPPPAVPSTASGPPPTSTPSSGVSTTPPQTGGPPPPPSGGAGPGPKPGPGPGGPKGGKMPGGPKPGGGPGMGAPGGHPKPPHRGGGEPRGGRQHHAPYHQQHHQGPPPGGPGPRTEEKISDSEGFKANLSLLRRPGEKTYTQRCRLFVGNLPADITEDEFKRLFAKYGEPGEVFINKGKGFGFIKLESRALAEIAKAELDDTPMRGRQLRVRFATHAAALSVRNLSPYVSNELLEEAFSQFGPIERAVVIVDDRGRSTGKGIVEFASKPAARKAFERCSEGVFLLTTTPRPVIVEPLEQLDDEDGLPEKLAQKNPMYQKERETPPRFAQHGTFEYEYSQRWKSLDEMEKQQREQVEKNMKDAKDKLESEMEDAYHEHQANLLRQDLMRRQEELRRMEELHSQEMQKRKEMQLRQEEERRRREEEMMIRQREMEEQMRRQREESYSRMGYMDPRERDMRMGGGGTMNMGDPYGSGGQKFPPLGGGGGIGYEANPGVPPATMSGSMMGSDMVRMIDVG, encoded by the exons ATGTCTCGGGATCGGTTCCGAAGTCGTGGTGGTGGCGGTGGAGGATTTCATCGGCGTGGAGGAGGCGGTGGCCGCGGCGGCCTCCACGACTTCCGTTCTCCGCCGCCTGGCATGGGCCTCAACCAGAATCGCGGCCCCATGGGCCCGGGCCCTGGCGGCCCGAAGCCACCGCTCCCGCCTCCACCTccgcaccagcagcagcagcaacctcCGCCGCAGCAGCCCCCGCCGCAGCAACCCCCGCCGCACCAGCAGCCGCCGCCACACCAGCCGCCCCATCAACAGCCCCCGCCTCCGCCGCAGGAATCGAAGCCTGTCGTCCCCCAAGGCCCTGGCTCCGCTCCCGGAGTGAGCACTGCGCCGCCTCCGGCGGTCTCCGCTCCGCCCGCCAATCCCCCGACCACCGGCGCCCCGCCGGGCCCGGGTCCTACCCCGACTCCGCCGCCCGCCGTACCCTCCACTGCCTCCGGACCGCCTCCCACTTCGACGCCGAGCAGCGGAGTCTCAACCACCCCCCCACAGACCGGTGGCCCTCCGCCCCCGCCTTCCGGAGGCGCTGGTCCGGGACCTAAACCAGGGCCAGGTCCTGGCGGTCCCAAAGGCGGTAAGATGCCCGGTGGGCCTAAGCCTGGAGGTGGCCCGGGCATGGGCGCTCCTGGTGGCCATCCGAAGCCACCACACAGAGGTGGCGGGGAACCCCGTGGGGGCCGGCAGCACCACGCGCCCtaccaccagcagcaccaccagGGGCCCCCTCCCGGAGGACCGGGACCTCGCACAGAGGAAAAGATATCCGACTCGGAG GGATTTAAAGCCAACTTGTCTCTCTTGCGGAGGCCTGGAGAAAAAACTTACACACAGCGCTGTCGGTTGTTTGTGGGGAACCTACCTGCTGATATCACAGAGGATGAATTCAAAAGACTGTTTGCTAAATACGGAGAACCCGGAGAAGTTTTTATCAACAAAGGCAAAGGGTTCGGGTTTATTAAGCTT GAATCTAGAGCTTTGGCTGAAATCGCCAAAGCTGAATTGGATGATACCCCCATGAGAGGTAGACAGCTTCGGGTTCGGTTTGCCACACACGCTGCAGCCTTATCTGTTCGGAATCTCTCTCCTTATGTTTCCAATGAACTTTTGGAGGAGGCTTTTAGCCAGTTTGGTCCTATTGAAAGGGCTGTTGTAATTGTGGATGATCGCGGAAGATCTACAGGGAAAGGCATTGTTGAATTTGCTTCCAAGCCAGCAGCAAGAAAAGCATTTGAAAGATGCAGTGAAGGTGTTTTCCTACTGACAAC GACTCCTCGCCCAGTCATTGTGGAACCACTTGAACAGTTAGATGATGAAGATGGTCTTCCTGAAAAACTGGCCCAGAAGAATCCAATGTATCAAAA GGAGAGAGAAACACCACCTCGCTTTGCTCAGCATGGCACATTTGAATATGAATATTCTCAACGATGGAAGTCcttggatgaaatggaaaaacaGCAAAGGGAACAAGTTGAAAAAAACATGAAGGATGCAAAAGACAAATTGGAAAGTGAAATGGAGGATGCGTACCATGAACACCAAGCAAATCTTTTGCGCCAAG ATCTGATGAGACGCCAGGAAGAATTAAGGCGCATGGAGGAGCTTCACAGTCAAGAAATGCAGAAACGCAAGGAAATGCAGTTGAG GCAAGAGGAGGAACGAcgtagaagagaggaagagatgatGATTCGCCAACGTGAGATGGAAGAACAAATGAGACGCCAACGAGAAGAAAGTTACAGCAGGATGGGCTACATGGATCCA agagaaagagacatgaGAATGGGTGGTGGTGGAACAATGAACATGGGAG atcCCTATGGTTCAGGAGGCCAGAAATTTCCACcactaggtggtggtggtggcataggTTATGAAGCTAATCCTGGAGTTCCACCAGCAACCATGAGTGGTTCCATGATGGGAAGCGACATG